Proteins encoded together in one Triticum dicoccoides isolate Atlit2015 ecotype Zavitan chromosome 7B, WEW_v2.0, whole genome shotgun sequence window:
- the LOC119337283 gene encoding uncharacterized protein LOC119337283: MGIVKVASGAPIAKCGYSRENEDLTQEEKLLLESFPVHDSADDCEHAKVDCELAMSGGQLCNVPYGLYDLPGLNDILSLEMWNSCLIEDDRFRLAAYLPDMDQHDLFTTMMELLSGSAMFFGSPLRGFFDRLNGGFYSPEVSRARELLMNFQRRRYYHFLKLYHDGIVWKFACMDKLWRRNLVDTSLEEKIHIWHNWIQEKLLAFADPNSSPLNARLSNIGKVEAASFAPLKRAKLIEGTSSTNWSAKYKEIVHGAKSVEISSSNSHIFHLRDVPGEKCSKPPKVVLKANADSDSLADGNAGIHPTPGLIPLPQLGVQVSTFSPYAFSQHVHNFSVNPSYPLYINTRRSSLGSSSSKSWQAEGALETYPILVKSPFGVQHAVLEDLKTCNHSAVLSGYQSAAKPITAYSNEGNDTRESLHEKNLLKNFGRPGAMVPESSPGLYTRTAVGHETNGLMKMSNPGNADIISEMLTLGASTNPPYNFPMQSETVLKQHHDGLKTKAPPFMNSATRVEGHRFPYTYTRRKPHRAVDLVDPVETPTMVGSETASGLASMANVKAKGIKL; this comes from the coding sequence atgGGCATTGTGAAGGTTGCAAGTGGTGCGCCTATAGCGAAGTGTGGTTACAGCCGTGAAAATGAGGACCTTACACAAGAGGAGAAATTACTGCTTGAGAGCTTTCCTGTTCATGATTCTGCCGATGACTGCGAACATGCGAAGGTCGATTGTGAGCTTGCAATGTCTGGAGGCCAGCTGTGCAATGTGCCTTATGGGCTTTATGATCTGCCTGGGTTAAATGACATACTGTCACTGGAGATGTGGAACTCATGTCTAATAGAAGACGATAGATTCCGTCTAGCAGCATACCTCCCGGACATGGACCAACATGACTTGTTTACAACAATGATGGAGCTCTTGAGTGGCAGTGCTATGTTCTTTGGGAGTCCACTTAGAGGGTTTTTTGACAGATTGAATGGTGGATTTTATTCTCCAGAAGTTTCTCGGGCAAGAGAATTACTGATGAACTTTCAGAGACGAAGGTATTATCATTTTCTGAAGTTGTATCATGATGGCATTGTTTGGAAGTTTGCGTGCATGGACAAGCTGTGGAGAAGAAATCTTGTGGATACTAGTCTTGAGGAGAAGATTCACATTTGGCACAACTGGATACAAGAGAAGCTTCTCGCATTTGCAGATCCAAACAGTTCTCCTTTGAATGCAAGACTATCAAATATTGGCAAGGTTGAAGCTGCCAGTTTTGCACCATTGAAGCGAGCTAAACTTATAGAAGGGACATCAAGTACCAATTGGTCAGCCAAATACAAGGAGATAGTCCATGGAGCAAAATCAGTGGAAATTAGCTCATCGAATAGTCACATTTTTCACCTTCGAGATGTGCCCGGTGAAAAATGTAGCAAACCACCAAAAGTCGTGCTTAAAGCAAATGCCGACAGTGATTCCCTTGCTGATGGCAATGCAGGAATACATCCTACACCAGGACTGATCCCACTCCCTCAGCTGGGAGTGCAGGTCTCCACCTTTTCTCCTTATGCTTTTTCACAGCATGTACATAATTTTTCTGTGAATCCATCTTATCCTTTATACATAAACACAAGGAGAAGTTCTTTAGGCAGCTCAAGCTCAAAATCCTGGCAGGCGGAGGGTGCACTGGAAACTTACCCTATCTTGGTCAAAAGCCCATTTGGAGTCCAGCATGCTGTTTTAGAGGATCTCAAAACATGCAACCATTCTGCAGTGTTGAGTGGGTATCAGTCAGCAGCTAAACCTATCACAGCATATTCGAATGAAGGAAACGACACAAGAGAATCCCTCCATGAGAAGAACCTTTTGAAGAACTTTGGTCGGCCGGGTGCCATGGTTCCTGAAAGTTCTCCTGGTCTGTATACGAGAACCGCCGTTGGCCACGAGACGAACGGATTGATGAAAATGTCCAACCCAGGAAATGCTGACATTATTTCTGAGATGCTTACCCTTGGTGCAAGCACAAACCCACCTTATAACTTCCCGATGCAGTCTGAAACAGTGCTCAAACAGCATCATGATGGACTGAAGACGAAGGCACCTCCTTTCATGAACTCTGCTACAAGAGTTGAAGGACATAGATTCCCTTACACATACACAAGGAGGAAGCCACACAGGGCGGTCGACCTTGTGGATCCTGTTGAGACGCCGACCATGGTGGGTTCAGAGACAGCGAGTGGGCTGGCTAGCATGGCAAATGTAAAGGCGAAGGGCATCAAACTTTGA